A region from the Drosophila ananassae strain 14024-0371.13 chromosome 2L, ASM1763931v2, whole genome shotgun sequence genome encodes:
- the LOC6505691 gene encoding protein abnormal spindle, translating into MSAFEITVTPSRLKQKKRVEGREPAAVVMAPFSAKAIVQFEDVPVTKTARRIVRVINPSDDDIEVKVTKGVREEHNLSIEWMEHTVPARDEVSMELVWSPLLEVACKETLQLIDDRNFRKDVMIILKSKSNQPVKNPRKFPTVGKTLQLKSPTGAAKSMKSVAAAAVQQKKRMSSAAAGAVAPSKQAWRSSTVSSRPSRASIAPTVPAPLMEKNVYNPPVEEPVYISPQPRSLKENLSPMTPGNLLNVIDNLKFTPLTETRGVAPDAIRPDNLAAWPTPNLKDGTKLSVSEMRPRRLSPDELEDQVVAVSNKTFDVKHSETMNLSVDTLDCSRSELLIQTPSGMVLNKTTTIVHATHARALECIHEEEVSCPPRAPSKGAIQDLKRDIKMVGSPLRKYSESMKDLSLLSPQTKLAIQGSMPNLNEMQQIRSIEQNRYYQDQHPQMKPKCLNSSSSSETSLVGQHDFHFNQNEILAQSSRFNLHEVGRKSRKGSPSKEKQANSNPHKRRSHELSFSDAPSTESLHRNDPMAISPPKKQRVEDTSSRRSPAPANASARSGGTHAWTHTQPKKFKLAQTMSLMKKTATPRSTRNTSFTAPVKLYDSELYMQTYINPDPFAATTTADPFLASTMYLDEQAVDRHQADFKKWLNALVSIPADLDADSNSKIDVGKLFNEVRNKELVVAPTKEEQSMNYLTKYRLETLRKAAVELFFSEQMRLPCSKVAVYVNKQALRIRSDRNLHLDVVMQRTILELLLCFNPLWLRLGLEVVFGEKIQMQSNRDIIGLSTFILNRLFRNKLEEQRYSKAYTLTEEYAETIKKHTLQKILFLLLFLDQAKHKRIVKHNPCLFVKKSPHKETKDILLRFASELLANIGDITREMRRLGYVLQHKQTFLDEFDYAFNNLAVDLRDGVRLTRVMEVILLRDDLTKQLRVPAISRLQRIFNVKLALGALNEANFHLGGDIAAPDIVDGHREKTLSLLWQLIYKFRSPKFHAAAAVLQKWWRKRWLHVVIQRRIRQKELMRRHRAATVIQAVFRGHQMRKYAKFFKAERTTAAVVLQKYTRRYLAQKQLYLSYHSIIMIQRWWRAQQLGKQVRQRFLEMRQAAVFLQRIWRRRLFAEKLLAAAATAKLQRSQKQQAAASYIQMQWRAHRLGKLLRMEYLRQRELILFVQSRLRGKWIMQKQRKAFLDLRSAAVNVQRRWRAQLMMRKQRADFLQLRMNVKKIQAIRRATIQMRLDRSKYQATRDSAIFIQRRLRATWQMREERKKYHQLREATLVIQRRYRLLRQMLTDRQAYLEARQRIIHVQRRWKATLEMRRQREGYLKLKSTVVFIQAKYRAKLEMQKRREEFLGLKRATLLIQRRRRGLLKMREERQRFVKVRECTIKLQRRFHAQKAMRFLRAKYRGTLAAVTCLQMHWRGYLRMKQERTRFLEQRRAAVTLQLRYRARLAMIRQRNSYARLRRAAVTIQRRYRANTEMRKQRDLYQSQRVMIIKVQRRYRGKLQTRKQMEAYHKQRDAVIRLQQWWRSLREMRQLRCGYRRMRASSLSIQRNWRATVAARRQRQVFLNTIAKVRLMQQFIRATLLMRKQRRQFELERRAAIVLQRRFRARHKMQQARKEFQQLRSSVILVQQKFRASRCMREHRQAFVKLRNITIHLQQKFRGKQMMMEQRAHFQLLIRTVPEFQSRVRGFLARKRFHALMTPEMKELIRQKRAAKVIQRYWRGYVIRKRQRHQGLLAIRRRIVQLRTEATAVNSVRCKVQEAVRFLRGRFIASDALAVLNRLDRLSRTVPHLLMWCSEFMSTFCYGIMAQAIRSEVDKQLIERCSRIILNLARYNSTTVNTFQEGGLVTIAQMLLRWCDKDSEIFNTLCTLIWVFAHCPKKRKIIHDYMTNTEAIYMVRETKKLVARKEKMKQNARKHPPAPTGRYQTQPMPNFSQRALPSLEPDFGIIRFSPYTFISSVFAFDTILCKLQIDMF; encoded by the exons ATGAGCGCTTTCGAG ATCACAGTGACGCCGTCGCGTCTGAAGCAAAAGAAGCGGGTGGAAGGACGCGAACCGGCGGCGGTGGTAATGGCGCCCTTTTCGGCCAAGGCGATTGTGCAGTTCGAGGATGTGCCGGTGACCAAGACGGCCAGGCGTATCGTCCGCGTCATCAACCCTAGCGACGATGACATCGAG GTCAAGGTTACAAAGGGAGTCCGCGAGGAGCACAACCTCAGCATTGAGTGGATGGAGCACACTGTGCCCGCCCGCGACGAGGTTTCCATGGAGCTGGTATGGAGCCCACTCCTGGAGGTGGCCTGCAAGGAGACCCTGCAGCTGATCGACGACAGAAATTTCCGCAAGGATGTCATGATCATCCTCAAGTCTAAGAGCAACCAGCCCGTCAAG AACCCGCGCAAATTTCCCACCGTGGGCAAGACCCTGCAACTGAAATCGCCAACGGGCGCTGCCAAGAGCATGAAATCCGTTGCCGCAGCTGCTGTGCAGCAAAAAAAGCGCATGTCCTCGGCGGCAGCAGGAGCGGTAGCTCCCTCGAAGCAAGCCTGGCGGTCCAGCACCGTATCCTCGCGGCCAAGCCGTGCCAGTATAGCTCCTACAGTTCCAGCTCCTCTAATGGAGAAGAATGTCTATAACCCACCGGTAGAAGAACCTGTTTACATCTCACCGCAACCAAGAAGTCTTAAAGAAAACCTGAGCCCCATGACTCCAGGAAATCTGCTCAACGTAATTGATAATCTCAAGTTTACCCCGCTTACGGAAACTCGGGGAGTTGCACCGGATGCTATCAGGCCCGACAACCTTGCCGCATGGCCCACGCCCAACCTGAAAGACGGTACCAAATTAAGCGTCAGCGAGATGCGACCGCGCCGCCTCAGTCCCGACGAACTGGAGGACCAGGTAGTCGCCGTTTCTAACAAAACTTTTGACGTGAAACATTCCGAGACTATGAATTTGTCTGTAGACACTTTGGACTGCTCCCGATCCGAACTGCTGATACAGACACCCTCCGGAATGGTGTTAAACAAAACCACCACCATTGTCCACGCCACTCACGCGCGAGCTTTGGAATGCATTCACGAAGAGGAGGTCTCCTGCCCACCTAGAGCACCGTCCAAAGGCGCTATCCAGGATCTTAAAAGGGACATCAAGATGGTGGGCTCTCCACTGCGTAAATATTCCGAGTCCATGAAGGATTTGTCTCTGCTCTCACCCCAAACGAAGCTTGCAATACAGGGGTCCATGCCCAATCTTAATGAGATGCAGCAAATTCGCTCCATCGAGCAAAACCGCTACTACCAAGACCAGCATCCGCAGATGAAACCCAAGTGCCTGAacagctcctccagcagtgaAACTAGTTTGGTGGGACAGCACGATTTTCATTTCAACCAAAATGAAATCCTGGCTCAGTCTAGTCGCTTCAATCTCCACGAAGTGGGACGCAAGTCCAGAAAGGGAAGCCCGAGCAAAGAGAAGCAAGCCAATTCGAATCCTCACAAGCGACGTTCCCATGAGTTGAGTTTTTCCGATGCGCCCAGCACTGAATCTCTGCACCGGAACGACCCAATGGCGATTTCTCCGCCCAAAAAGCAGAGAGTGGAGGACACTTCTTCGCGTAGAAGTCCAGCGCCAGCAAATGCCTCTGCTCGAAGTGGTGGAACCCATGCGTGGACGCACACCCAACCGAAAAAGTTTAAGCTGGCGCAAACAATGTCGCTGATGAAGAAAACAGCAACTCCCCGAAGTACTAGAAACACATCGTTCACAGCCCCGGTGAAACTCTACGATTCTGAGTTGTACATGCAAACGTACATCAATCCCGATCCCTTCGCTGCAACTACCACGGCAGACCCCTTCTTGGCGTCCACGATGTATCTGGACGAGCAGGCGGTGGATCGGCACCAGGCAGACTTCAAGAAGTGGCTAAATGCCTTGGTGTCCATACCAGCTGACCTGGATGCCGATTCCAATAGCAAAATCGACGTGGGCAAGCTGTTCAACGAAGTGCGCAACAAGGAGCTTGTGGTGGCCCCCACCAAGGAGGAGCAATCAATGAATTATCTCACCAAGTACCGTCTGGAAACTCTTCGCAAAGCCGCAGTGGAGCTCTTCTTTAGCGAACAGATGCGTCTGCCGTGCTCCAAGGTGGCCGTCTATGTCAACAAGCAGGCTTTGCGCATCCGGAGCGATCGGAACCTGCACTTGGACGTGGTGATGCAGCGTACAATCCTTGAGCTGCTGCTTTGTTTCAATCCGCTGTGGCTGCGCCTCGGACTGGAAGTTGTCTTCGGCGAGAAGATCCAAATGCAGTCGAACAGGGATATCATAGGGCTGAGTACTTTCATTCTCAATCGCTTGTTCCGCAACAAGCTGGAGGAGCAACGTTACAGCAAGGCCTACACTCTCACGGAGGAGTACGCGGAGACGATTAAGAAGCATACGCTGCAGAAAATCCTGTTTCTGTTGCTCTTCTTGGACCAGGCGAAACATAAACGCATCGTTAAGCACAATCCTTGCCTCTTTGTGAAAAAATCGCCGCACAAGGAAACCAAGGATATACTGTTGCGGTTCGCCTCGGAGCTCCTTGCCAACATCGGGGATATAACACGTGAAATGCGGCGCTTGGGATACGTGCTCCAGCATAAGCAGACGTTCCTGGACGAATTCGACTACGCCTTCAATAACTTGGCTGTCGATTTAAGGGACGGCGTTCGTCTGACCCGTGTCATGGAGGTCATCCTCTTACGGGACGACCTAACCAAGCAGCTAAGAGTTCCTGCCATATCTCGTCTCCAACGCATTTTTAATGTAAAGCTGGCCTTGGGAGCCCTGAACGAAGCCAACTTTCATTTGGGAGGCGATATAGCTGCGCCGGATATTGTTGATGGCCACCGGGAGAAGACGCTTTCGCTGCTCTGGCAACTCATATACAAATTCCGATCGCCCAAATTCCATGCAGCCGCAGCTGTACTCCAGAAGTGGTGGCGCAAGCGTTGGCTCCATGTCGTCATTCAGCGTCGCATCCGTCAAAAGGAACTCATGCGCCGGCACAGGGCAGCCACTGTGATACAGGCCGTATTCCGCGGCCACCAGATGCGCAAGTATGCAAAGTTCTTCAAGGCGGAGCGCACCACGGCAGCTGTCGTCTTGCAGAAGTACACTAGGCGTTATCTGGCCCAGAAGCAACTTTACCTCAGCtaccatagcattatcatgaTTCAGCGGTGGTGGCGTGCCCAGCAGCTGGGCAAGCAGGTGCGCCAAAGGTTCCTGGAAATGCGCCAGGCAGCAGTGTTTCTTCAGCGCATCTGGCGGCGTCGTCTCTTCGCCGAGAAGTTGCTTGCTGCAGCGGCCACAGCGAAGCTTCAGCGTTCCCAGAAGCAGCAGGCTGCCGCCAGTTACATTCAAATGCAATGGCGAGCTCATCGGTTGGGAAAGCTGCTGCGAATGGAGTATTTGCGCCAACGGGAACTCATTCTATTTGTCCAAAGCAGATTGCGAGGCAAGTGGATCATGCAGAAGCAGCGTAAAGCCTTCCTCGATCTAAGAAGTGCAGCTGTGAACGTGCAGCGCCGTTGGAGGGCTCAGTTGATGATGAGGAAGCAGAGAGCTGATTTCCTGCAACTTCGTATGAATGTAAAGAAGATTCAGGCTATTCGCCGAGCCACCATCCAGATGAGACTGGACCGAAGCAAGTACCAGGCTACCAGAGATAGTGCCATTTTCATCCAACGGCGTCTGAGGGCCACCTGGCAAATGCGCGAGGAAAGGAAGAAGTACCACCAGCTGCGTGAGGCCACTCTTGTTATTCAAAGGCGCTACCGCTTGCTGCGCCAGATGCTCACGGATCGCCAGGCGTACCTTGAAGCGCGACAGCGCATCATCCATGTGCAGCGTCGCTGGAAGGCCACTTTGGAAATGCGCCGGCAGCGAGAAGGTTATCTGAAACTAAAGTCCACTGTCGTTTTTATTCAAGCCAAGTACCGCGCCAAGCTCGAGATGCAGAAGCGGCGGGAAGAGTTTCTTGGATTAAAGAGAGCGACTCTACTCATTCAGCGGCGCCGAAGAGGCCTTCTAAAAATGCGAGAGGAGCGCCAACGATTCGTAAAGGTACGCGAATGTACTATAAAGCTTCAACGACGATTCCACGCCCAAAAGGCCATGAGATTCCTGCGGGCCAAGTATCGCGGCACCTTAGCGGCAGTTACCTGCCTGCAAATGCACTGGCGAGGATATCTCCGCATGAAGCAGGAGAGAACGCGTTTCCTGGAGCAGCGTCGGGCGGCAGTCACACTGCAGCTTCGCTACCGCGCTCGTTTAGCAATGATACGCCAGAGGAACTCTTATGCAAGGCTTAGACGAGCGGCTGTTACTATTCAAAGGCGCTATCGTGCCAATACTGAGATGCGCAAGCAACGGGACCTTTACCAAAGCCAACGAGTAATGATCATCAAAGTGCAGCGACGGTATCGGGGAAAACTTCAAACGAGGAAACAGATGGAAGCGTAccacaagcagcgggatgcaGTCATCCGCCTGCAGCAATGGTGGCGCAGTCTGCGGGAGATGAGACAACTAAGGTGCGGCTACCGCAGGATGCGAGCCAGCTCCCTGAGCATCCAACGCAACTGGAGGGCAACCGTGGCGGCACGTCGCCAGCGACAAGTCTTTCTTAACACCATCGCCAAGGTGCGACTGATGCAGCAATTTATCCGAGCCACTCTGCTGATGCGAAAGCAACGCAGGCAGTTTGAACTGGAACGGAGGGCGGCTATAGTGCTGCAGCGACGTTTCCGGGCCCGACACAAAATGCAGCAGGCGCGCAAAGAATTCCAACAACTTAGGTCGTCGGTGATCCTGGTGCAGCAAAAATTCCGTGCGTCCCGGTGCATGCGAGAGCATCGACAGGCATTCGTAAAACTGCGCAACATTACCATCCATCTGCAGCAAAAATTCCGCGGGAAGCAGATGATGATGGAGCAGCGGGCTCATTTCCAGCTACTCATTCGTACCGTTCCGGAGTTCCAATCTCGAGTTCGAGGCTTCTTAGCACGGAAGCGGTTCCACGCCCTCATGACGCCCGAGATGAAGGAACTGATCCGGCAAAAGCGCGCGGCAAAGGTGATACAGCGCTACTGGCGGGGCTATGTCATCCGAAAGCGCCAACGGCATCAGGGCCTCCTGGCCATCAGACGTCGTATTGTCCAGCTGCGGACAGAGGCCACTGCTGTCAATTCTGTTCGCTGCAAGGTGCAGGAAGCGGTGCGATTTCTCCGTGGGCGCTTTATTGCTTCAGATGCTTTGGCTGTGCTAAACCGCTTGG ATCGTTTATCCCGCACCGTGCCTCACCTGCTGATGTGGTGCTCGGAGTTCATGTCCACGTTCTGCTATGGAATCATGGCCCAAGCCATTCGGTCGGAGGTGGACAAGCAGTTGATCGAGCGCTGCAGCCGCATTATCCTCAACTTGGCGCGCTACAATAGCACCACCGTCAACACATTCCAGGAGGGCGGTCTGGTCACCATTGCCCAGATGCTGTTGCGCTGGTGCGACAAGGACAGCGAAATATTCAACACGCTCTGCACCCTCATCTGGGTCTTCGCCCACTGTCCCAAGAAGCGAAAG ATCATCCACGACTACATGACCAACACAGAGGCCATTTACATGGTGCGCGAAACCAAGAAGCTGGTGGCCCGCAAGGAGAAAATGAAGCAGAATGCCCGCAAGCATCCTCCCGCTCCCACGGGCCGCTACCAGACGCAGCCGATGCCGAATTTCTCTCAACGCGCGCTGCCCAGCTTGGAGCCGGACTTTGGCATCATCCGCTTCAGCCCCTACACGTTCATCTCCTCCGTGTTCGCATTCGACACAATCCTCTGCAAGCTTCAGATCGACATGTTCTAG
- the LOC6505830 gene encoding allatostatin-A — MNSLHAHILLLAVCCVGYIACSPVIGQDQRSPASGDADAEVMLAADEMADNNGDNIDKRMERYAFGLGRRAYMYTNGGAGMKRLPVYNFGLGKRSRPYSFGLGKRSDYDYEQDNEVAYRVPPANYLAAERGVRPGRQNKRTTRPQPFNFGLGRR; from the exons ATGAACTCCCTTCACGCCCACATCTTGCTCCTGGCCGTGTGCTGTGTCGGCTACATCGCCTGTTCTCCGGTCATTGGCCAAGATCAACGCAGTCCGGCTTCCGGCGATGCCGACGCCGAGGTCATGTTGGCCGCCGATGAGATGGCCGACAACAATGGCGACAACATAGACAAGCGGATGGAGCGGTATGCCTTTGGACTGGGCCGACGGGCCTATATGTACACGAACGGGGGAGCGGGCATGAAGCGGCTACCGGTCTACAACTTTGGATTGGGCAAGCGGTCGCGTCCGTACTCCTTTGGCCTGGGCAAGCGGAGCGACTACGACTACGAGCAGGACAACGAGGTGGCCTACCGAGTGCCGCCGGCGAACTACTTGGCCGCCGAGCGCGGAG TGCGACCTGGCCGACAGAATAAGCGAACGACGCGTCCGCAACCCTTCAACTTTGGCCTGGGCCGACGTTAA